One window from the genome of Novipirellula caenicola encodes:
- a CDS encoding hemin uptake protein HemP yields MPRIHRASACRRRVARRVLRKGPPAGDDLAGFRPRFFLNPRSSAVAQLSVTDSEPSEADAQAPQVTTQAPSADAQAPPAAAQAPSAAPSHCLPLQSFPKIIPSSELLQGRREVWIEHGSEMYRLRLTTSGKLYLTK; encoded by the coding sequence ATGCCCAGGATTCACCGTGCTTCCGCGTGTCGCCGCCGTGTGGCACGTCGCGTGCTTAGAAAGGGTCCGCCTGCCGGCGATGATCTGGCCGGTTTTCGCCCCCGTTTTTTTTTGAATCCTCGATCGAGTGCCGTAGCCCAATTATCCGTGACTGATTCTGAACCCTCCGAAGCCGACGCGCAGGCCCCGCAAGTGACTACACAGGCCCCATCGGCCGACGCACAGGCCCCGCCTGCAGCGGCCCAAGCCCCGTCCGCCGCCCCGTCTCATTGCCTGCCTTTGCAATCGTTCCCGAAGATCATTCCGTCATCGGAACTACTGCAAGGGCGTCGCGAGGTCTGGATCGAACACGGCAGCGAAATGTATCGGCTTCGCTTAACGACGTCGGGGAAGTTATACTTAACCAAGTGA
- a CDS encoding TonB-dependent receptor, translating into MRRISRLAIAMLPPLGMMGIGSVALGDETLVAAPAHPTVTLATLLQQDEPATLPEIEVRPPQAPTTPVPVEAPDQASRSTANASETDASASETFVPSSDDFETPPTPPSSNTPSQADATNEAFFNESFPSLSNQMFGGSVNNPTGLNSIVRGESDLFNTPQMATIIDRDLLDRRQATTMYRALQNEVGVTLQQTGNGQLSPFIRGLTGQQILVLVDGIRMNTSILRPGPNQYAATIDPGSIERIEVIRGAESAMWGSDAIGGVINVVTRSADPLRGDYFSPQFSQIYSTAEASSYTRTGFSGWYGATGITGGISYLDVGNVDVGGDFGRQPATDYTQYAGDIKLQRMLNEDSLLTVALQHFEQQDLKRSDRFLPFVLGPASDGSVPTQRPTVFDPQQRDLIYARLEGLAADDLFFADAYSLTLSGSRTKEASVVDRYASNDPTAEPTRREIGEFDDLGWGVTLSAVKGIGDFGKLTYGTDFYAESINAERVQINNPTSPGATPTVTDPQYPDDSEADRVGAFLSWNVPLTKRLDATTSVRYENINVSGTPNFDTLGPTYFERSYQDWIASVGLSYRLTEEVRLVGGVYEGFRAPTIDDLTANKTSLQNNVSVPLVGNLSVQAEHSYTYEVGLKYNDDRLRLQLIEFWTDFDSILAREVIGGSDFLTNQTAYLNGTELSGEYLLYRNLSLYGNFAYTYGQMTSSDEPISRIPPTQGILGLRLTAPESRAYFDVYTWMVRRADRYNNANLGDVRFISGGTPGYATLNVRTGRSFGERNQHQVSLSLENITDKYYRVLGSGVDGTGFNAVFGYQYAM; encoded by the coding sequence GTGAGAAGGATTTCACGACTCGCCATCGCGATGCTGCCGCCGCTGGGCATGATGGGCATTGGCTCGGTCGCACTAGGCGACGAAACGTTGGTCGCGGCGCCCGCACACCCCACGGTCACCTTGGCCACGCTGCTGCAGCAGGACGAACCAGCCACGTTGCCGGAGATCGAAGTTCGGCCGCCCCAGGCGCCGACGACGCCCGTCCCAGTCGAGGCTCCTGATCAGGCTTCGCGATCGACCGCAAACGCGAGCGAAACCGACGCGTCTGCAAGCGAGACGTTTGTGCCATCGAGCGACGATTTTGAAACGCCGCCGACGCCGCCTTCAAGCAATACGCCATCGCAAGCAGACGCCACGAACGAAGCGTTTTTCAACGAATCGTTCCCCTCGCTAAGCAATCAGATGTTTGGCGGCAGCGTCAACAATCCAACGGGCCTGAACAGCATCGTGCGTGGCGAGTCGGATCTGTTCAACACGCCGCAAATGGCGACCATCATCGACCGTGATCTCCTCGATCGACGCCAAGCCACCACGATGTATCGTGCGCTGCAAAACGAAGTCGGCGTCACGCTGCAACAAACCGGCAATGGACAATTGTCACCGTTCATTCGCGGTTTGACCGGTCAACAAATCCTGGTCCTCGTGGATGGCATTCGCATGAATACCAGCATCCTGCGACCGGGACCGAACCAATATGCCGCCACGATCGATCCAGGGTCGATCGAACGCATCGAAGTCATTCGCGGCGCCGAATCGGCAATGTGGGGCAGTGATGCGATCGGGGGCGTGATCAATGTCGTCACGCGCTCTGCTGACCCGCTGCGTGGTGACTACTTCAGCCCTCAGTTCAGTCAAATCTACAGCACCGCCGAAGCATCATCGTACACCCGCACTGGCTTCAGCGGCTGGTATGGAGCGACCGGAATCACCGGAGGCATCTCATACCTGGATGTCGGCAATGTCGATGTCGGAGGCGATTTTGGGCGTCAACCAGCGACCGACTACACCCAGTACGCGGGCGACATCAAACTGCAACGCATGCTTAACGAAGATTCGTTGCTGACCGTCGCGCTGCAACATTTCGAGCAACAAGATCTGAAACGCAGCGATCGCTTCCTGCCGTTTGTGCTTGGCCCGGCATCCGATGGAAGCGTGCCGACGCAGCGTCCCACGGTGTTTGATCCACAGCAACGCGATTTGATCTACGCACGACTCGAAGGGCTTGCCGCAGACGATTTGTTTTTTGCCGATGCATACTCGTTGACGTTATCCGGTTCTCGCACCAAAGAAGCAAGCGTGGTCGATCGCTATGCGAGCAACGACCCTACGGCTGAGCCGACACGGCGAGAGATCGGTGAGTTCGACGATCTCGGTTGGGGCGTGACACTTTCCGCGGTCAAAGGCATCGGCGATTTCGGGAAATTGACGTACGGCACCGATTTCTATGCCGAATCGATCAATGCCGAGCGGGTCCAGATCAACAACCCAACATCACCTGGAGCAACGCCAACAGTAACCGATCCTCAATACCCCGACGATTCCGAAGCGGACCGCGTGGGTGCGTTTTTGTCATGGAACGTACCGCTAACCAAACGACTCGATGCAACGACGAGCGTTCGCTACGAGAACATCAACGTCTCGGGGACGCCCAACTTCGACACGCTCGGCCCCACCTATTTTGAACGCTCGTATCAGGATTGGATCGCCAGTGTTGGGTTGTCGTATCGGTTGACCGAAGAAGTGCGATTGGTCGGCGGCGTTTACGAAGGCTTTCGTGCTCCGACGATCGATGATTTGACGGCAAACAAAACGTCGCTACAGAATAATGTCTCGGTGCCTTTGGTAGGCAACCTTTCGGTTCAAGCCGAGCATAGTTACACATACGAGGTCGGGCTGAAATACAACGACGACCGATTGCGATTGCAGCTGATCGAATTTTGGACCGATTTTGACAGCATCCTGGCTCGCGAAGTCATTGGGGGCTCCGACTTCCTAACCAATCAAACCGCGTACCTAAACGGTACCGAACTGAGTGGCGAATACTTGCTGTATCGCAATCTGTCGCTGTACGGGAACTTTGCCTATACGTACGGACAAATGACAAGCAGCGATGAGCCGATTTCGCGGATCCCGCCAACCCAAGGAATCTTGGGTCTGCGTTTGACGGCTCCCGAATCGCGAGCCTATTTCGATGTCTACACCTGGATGGTGCGTCGGGCGGATCGTTACAACAACGCGAACCTCGGTGATGTGCGGTTCATCTCAGGCGGGACTCCGGGTTACGCCACGCTGAATGTGCGGACAGGCCGATCGTTCGGCGAGCGGAACCAACACCAAGTCTCGCTATCGCTAGAAAACATCACCGACAAGTACTATCGAGTGCTCGGCAGCGGCGTCGACGGCACCGGTTTTAACGCGGTGTTTGGTTACCAGTACGCGATGTAA